One region of Micromonospora ureilytica genomic DNA includes:
- a CDS encoding phospho-sugar mutase, whose protein sequence is MAADTSDIDDIREQARRWLADDPDPVSRDELTAVLDGLPASGPELADRFAGPLTFGTAGLRGPLRAGPNGMNLAVVTQAAAGLVTWLAAQGGTGPLVIGYDARHGSRQFAERTAQVATGAGRPALLLPSPLPTPVLAYAVRHLGGVAGVMVTASHNPPQDNGYKVYLGAELGGELGAGAQIVPPADAGIEAAIRSVGPLTQVPLGEPGQVLGDDLVASYVERATAVIDPDGPRDLTVAYTPLHGVGAAVLTAAFASAGFPTPGVVPDQAEPDPAFPTVSFPNPEEPGAVDRLIALADSTGADLAIANDPDADRCAVVVRDGVRPASARSELASPAVASEDRHGWRMLRGDEVGVLLADHLMRRGVTGLYATTIVSSSLLRAMCAARGLPYDETLTGFKWIVRAGGGSAPLVFGYEEALGYCVAPEHVRDKDGITAALTVAELAAGLKTQGRTLTDRLDELAAEFGVHHTDQLSARVDDLRVIADAMARIRAATPATLLGQPVDSVRDLLPESDVVILRTAVARVVIRPSGTEPKLKAYLEVVEPVVDGDVQTARSRAASAVAALRAEVSAALGI, encoded by the coding sequence ATGGCGGCGGACACCTCTGACATCGACGACATTCGCGAGCAAGCCCGGCGCTGGTTGGCCGACGACCCCGACCCGGTCAGCCGGGACGAGCTGACGGCGGTGCTCGACGGGCTGCCGGCGAGCGGGCCGGAGCTGGCCGACCGGTTCGCCGGCCCGCTGACCTTCGGCACGGCGGGCCTACGCGGCCCACTGCGCGCCGGCCCGAACGGCATGAACCTCGCCGTGGTCACCCAGGCCGCTGCCGGCCTGGTCACCTGGCTCGCGGCCCAGGGTGGCACCGGCCCGCTGGTGATCGGGTACGACGCCCGGCACGGCTCCCGACAGTTCGCCGAGCGCACCGCCCAGGTGGCCACCGGGGCTGGCCGCCCGGCGCTGCTGCTGCCCAGCCCGCTGCCCACCCCGGTGCTGGCGTACGCCGTGCGGCACCTCGGCGGCGTCGCCGGAGTGATGGTCACGGCCAGCCACAACCCGCCGCAGGACAACGGCTACAAGGTCTACCTCGGCGCCGAGTTGGGTGGCGAGTTGGGCGCCGGCGCGCAGATCGTGCCACCCGCCGACGCCGGTATCGAGGCGGCCATCCGATCGGTCGGGCCGCTGACCCAGGTGCCGCTGGGCGAGCCCGGGCAGGTGCTCGGCGACGACCTGGTCGCCTCGTACGTCGAACGGGCCACAGCGGTGATCGACCCGGACGGGCCACGGGACCTGACGGTGGCGTACACCCCGCTGCACGGGGTGGGCGCGGCGGTGCTCACCGCCGCCTTCGCCAGCGCCGGTTTCCCGACCCCGGGTGTGGTGCCCGACCAGGCCGAGCCGGACCCGGCGTTCCCCACCGTGTCGTTCCCCAACCCGGAGGAGCCGGGTGCGGTGGACCGGCTGATCGCCCTGGCCGACTCCACCGGGGCGGACCTCGCCATCGCCAACGACCCGGACGCCGACCGTTGCGCGGTGGTCGTCCGCGACGGCGTGCGGCCAGCGAGTGCGAGGAGTGAGCTTGCGAGCCCCGCAGTCGCGAGCGAAGACAGACACGGCTGGCGGATGCTGCGCGGCGACGAGGTGGGTGTCCTGCTCGCCGACCACCTGATGCGCCGGGGGGTGACCGGGCTCTACGCCACCACTATCGTGTCGTCGTCACTGCTGCGGGCGATGTGCGCGGCCCGGGGCCTGCCCTACGACGAGACGCTGACCGGCTTCAAGTGGATCGTGCGGGCCGGCGGCGGGAGCGCTCCGCTGGTCTTCGGCTACGAGGAGGCGCTCGGCTACTGCGTCGCCCCGGAACACGTCCGGGACAAGGACGGCATCACCGCCGCGCTGACCGTGGCCGAGTTGGCCGCCGGCCTGAAGACGCAGGGTCGTACGTTGACCGACCGGCTGGACGAGCTGGCCGCCGAGTTCGGCGTGCACCACACCGACCAGCTCTCCGCCCGGGTGGACGACCTGCGGGTCATCGCCGACGCGATGGCGCGGATCCGGGCGGCCACCCCGGCCACCCTGCTCGGACAGCCGGTGGACAGCGTCCGGGACCTGCTGCCCGAGTCGGACGTGGTGATCCTGCGGACCGCTGTGGCCCGGGTGGTGATCCGCCCGTCCGGGACCGAGCCGAAGCTCAAGGCGTACCTCGAGGTAGTGGAACCGGTGGTGGACGGCGACGTCCAGACGGCCCGCAGCAGGGCGGCGTCGGCAGTCGCCGCGCTCCGCGCCGAGGTCAGCGCCGCCCTCGGCATCTGA
- a CDS encoding GOLPH3/VPS74 family protein produces the protein MTGVALAEELLLLAYDDTTGKATMPRISLDLGMAAAVLVELALAGRIAYADGSLAVIDPTPTGEPFSDDVLSRIAADTPHTPASWVQRLRHGLRDRILADLCRQGVVQDVDETELGFIHVHRYPVMDSSVEAETRQRLAEALTGAAAPDERTAALATLVVVLRMESALGVSGEAAADARRRLTEIATGAGFSGEVSTDDSVVRPSVGLVVAALATAVDQALGPRR, from the coding sequence ATGACTGGTGTTGCGCTCGCCGAGGAGTTGCTGCTCCTCGCCTACGACGACACGACCGGCAAGGCGACGATGCCGCGGATCAGCCTGGACCTGGGCATGGCCGCCGCAGTGCTTGTCGAGTTGGCCCTGGCCGGCCGGATCGCGTACGCCGACGGATCCCTGGCGGTGATCGACCCGACGCCGACCGGCGAACCGTTCAGTGACGACGTCCTCAGCCGGATCGCCGCCGACACTCCGCACACCCCGGCGTCCTGGGTGCAGCGCCTGCGGCACGGCCTGCGCGACCGGATCCTCGCCGACCTGTGCCGGCAGGGCGTCGTCCAGGACGTCGACGAGACCGAGTTGGGCTTCATCCACGTGCACCGTTACCCGGTCATGGACTCCTCGGTCGAGGCGGAGACCCGACAGCGGCTGGCCGAGGCGCTGACCGGCGCGGCAGCCCCGGACGAGCGGACCGCCGCGCTGGCCACCCTGGTCGTGGTGCTCCGGATGGAGTCCGCGCTCGGGGTGAGCGGCGAGGCCGCCGCCGACGCCCGCCGCCGGTTGACGGAGATTGCCACCGGCGCGGGGTTCTCCGGCGAGGTGAGCACCGACGACTCGGTGGTCCGTCCGTCGGTCGGCCTGGTCGTCGCCGCCCTCGCCACGGCCGTCGACCAGGCCCTCGGCCCGCGCCGCTGA
- a CDS encoding serine/threonine-protein kinase, whose amino-acid sequence MTQIPTWSGGPVSPANGRAAPGTTIGGRYSLRSSVGNGGMGTVWRATDTLLRRDVAVKEVVLPPGLAPSDRDAMYERTLREARAAAAIQHPAVVQVYDVVTEAGRPWIVMELLDARSLADMVIEDGPVAPRAVAKIGIALLGALEVAHAIGVLHRDVKPANVLICTDGRCVLTDFGVARMPTDVQLTTPGMVLGSPHFISPERAMGQEFGPPSDLFSLGVTLYTAVEGRPPFDKGDPIETMHAVVEDPPAPPQRSGPLTRVLMGLLEKDPARRLDVHTSRAMLRELLAGPLGSTATAVHSVTDPYAVVPVQQRPIPVLPPAQPEPKPDSQIGGKAMLAPGESLTDRLASLRRGERPQAARAAGTTGGLDETSADALAGPLHTPTGAMPTPGRPAAGRTYGGNADATQRVDAGGHPDATQRVSYGSPADATQQVGYGGAPEATQRIGGTYGGGNQWSVPGTGQPWATAPAASSGGSPLDKVRATGGQLVTTVKGWPRKVQLAAAGGLVVVLLITAVALSGGDEPPPSTPAAQPTTSAPAAPTVEMQEHAARGIQVMVPKGWKKATGPSYTDYVDPADSGRKVRIITEKWSSSSARWAETAENGLKTRSTSCVKPYNQISSRETELDKKPAAEFEYTCGDGDVMRHGVWRGVAQDGKAYSFYLTATDAKFAESKPIFDEMARTFQLTGNG is encoded by the coding sequence GTGACTCAGATCCCGACGTGGAGCGGCGGACCAGTTAGTCCCGCCAACGGACGAGCGGCGCCCGGCACCACAATTGGTGGCCGGTACTCGCTGCGGTCCTCGGTGGGCAACGGCGGCATGGGCACGGTGTGGCGCGCCACAGACACGCTGCTGCGCCGTGACGTGGCGGTGAAGGAGGTCGTCCTGCCCCCGGGGCTGGCCCCCAGCGACCGCGACGCGATGTACGAACGCACCCTGCGCGAGGCCCGCGCCGCCGCCGCCATCCAGCACCCCGCTGTGGTGCAGGTGTACGACGTGGTCACCGAGGCCGGCCGGCCGTGGATCGTGATGGAGCTGCTGGACGCCCGCAGCCTCGCCGACATGGTGATCGAGGACGGGCCGGTCGCGCCCCGCGCCGTCGCCAAGATCGGCATCGCGCTGCTCGGCGCGTTGGAGGTCGCGCACGCGATCGGCGTGCTGCACCGCGACGTCAAACCGGCCAACGTGCTGATCTGCACCGACGGGCGCTGCGTGCTGACCGACTTCGGGGTCGCCCGGATGCCCACCGACGTACAGCTCACCACCCCCGGCATGGTGCTCGGCTCTCCGCACTTCATCTCGCCGGAGCGGGCCATGGGCCAGGAGTTCGGCCCACCGAGCGACCTCTTCTCGCTGGGTGTGACCCTCTACACCGCTGTCGAGGGGCGGCCTCCGTTCGACAAGGGCGACCCGATCGAGACCATGCACGCCGTGGTGGAGGACCCGCCCGCCCCGCCGCAGCGCAGCGGTCCGCTGACCCGGGTGCTGATGGGTCTGCTGGAGAAGGACCCGGCGCGCCGACTCGACGTGCACACCTCCCGGGCCATGCTGCGCGAGCTGCTCGCCGGCCCGCTGGGCAGCACGGCGACGGCTGTGCACTCGGTCACCGACCCGTACGCCGTGGTGCCGGTGCAGCAGCGCCCCATCCCCGTCCTTCCGCCGGCCCAGCCGGAGCCGAAGCCGGACAGCCAGATCGGTGGCAAGGCGATGCTGGCCCCCGGTGAGTCCCTGACCGACCGGCTGGCCTCGCTGCGCCGGGGCGAGCGTCCCCAGGCAGCTCGCGCGGCCGGCACCACCGGTGGGCTCGACGAGACCAGCGCCGACGCGTTGGCAGGCCCGCTGCACACGCCGACCGGCGCGATGCCGACTCCCGGCCGACCCGCGGCCGGGCGCACCTACGGCGGCAACGCGGACGCCACCCAGCGGGTCGACGCCGGCGGGCACCCCGACGCCACCCAGCGGGTCAGCTACGGCAGCCCGGCCGATGCCACCCAGCAGGTCGGGTACGGCGGCGCACCGGAAGCCACCCAGCGCATCGGCGGCACCTACGGCGGCGGCAACCAGTGGTCGGTCCCGGGCACCGGCCAGCCCTGGGCCACCGCTCCCGCCGCTTCGTCGGGCGGCAGCCCCCTGGACAAGGTCCGGGCCACCGGGGGTCAGCTCGTCACCACGGTCAAGGGCTGGCCGCGCAAGGTGCAGCTCGCCGCGGCCGGCGGGTTGGTCGTCGTGCTGCTGATCACCGCTGTGGCGCTGTCCGGGGGCGACGAGCCCCCGCCGAGCACCCCGGCGGCGCAGCCCACCACGTCCGCCCCGGCGGCCCCAACTGTCGAGATGCAGGAGCACGCGGCCCGCGGCATCCAGGTCATGGTGCCGAAGGGCTGGAAGAAGGCCACCGGCCCTTCGTACACCGACTACGTCGACCCGGCGGACAGCGGCCGCAAGGTTCGCATCATCACCGAGAAGTGGTCCAGCAGCTCCGCCCGGTGGGCCGAGACGGCCGAGAACGGCCTCAAGACCCGGAGCACCTCCTGCGTCAAGCCGTACAACCAGATCTCCTCCAGGGAGACCGAGCTGGACAAGAAGCCGGCCGCCGAATTCGAGTACACCTGCGGCGACGGTGACGTCATGCGGCACGGCGTCTGGCGGGGCGTGGCGCAGGACGGCAAGGCGTACTCGTTCTACCTCACCGCCACGGACGCCAAGTTCGCGGAGAGCAAGCCGATCTTCGACGAGATGGCGCGGACGTTCCAGCTCACCGGGAACGGCTGA
- a CDS encoding acyl-CoA mutase large subunit family protein — MNQRRSSESGFPINGVYTEADLPEDLDSRLGSPGEFPYTRGVYPTMYTSRPWTMRQYAGFGTATESNARYHQLLRAGTMGLSVAFDLPTQMGYDSDEPIAHGEVGKVGVAIDSIEDMRLLFADIPLDKVSTSMTINAPGSVLLLLYQLVAEENGVPGTALNGTIQNDILKEYIARGTYIFPPKPSLRLVADTFAYCRSEVPKWNTISISGYHMAEAGATPAQEIAFTLANGVEYVRAALAAGLAVDDFAPRLSFFFVARTTLLEEVAKFRAARRIWARLMRDDFGAKDPKSMMLRFHTQTAGVQLTAQQPEVNLVRVAVQGLAAVLGGTQSLHTNSFDEAIALPTEKAARLALRTQQVLAYETDLTGTVDPFAGSYVVEAMTAEIEAAVVELMERVADHGSAVDAIEAGFQKREIEQSAYRIAQEIDSGERVVVGLNRFTVDEEEPYEPLRVDPTIEAAQADRLARLRSERDAEAVTRALAELRAAAEGTDNVLYPMKEALRARATVGEVCGTLREVWGLYRPTDRF; from the coding sequence ATGAACCAACGGCGGTCAAGTGAGTCCGGTTTCCCGATCAACGGCGTCTACACGGAGGCCGACCTTCCGGAGGACCTGGACTCCCGGCTCGGCAGCCCCGGCGAGTTTCCGTACACCCGGGGTGTCTACCCCACCATGTACACCTCCCGCCCGTGGACCATGCGCCAGTACGCCGGCTTCGGCACCGCCACCGAGTCCAACGCGCGGTACCACCAGCTGTTGCGGGCCGGCACGATGGGCCTCTCGGTCGCCTTCGACCTGCCGACCCAGATGGGGTACGACTCGGACGAGCCGATCGCGCACGGCGAGGTCGGCAAGGTGGGCGTCGCGATCGACTCCATCGAGGACATGCGGCTGCTCTTCGCCGACATCCCACTGGACAAGGTGTCCACCTCGATGACCATCAACGCGCCCGGCTCCGTGCTGTTGCTGCTCTACCAACTCGTCGCCGAGGAGAACGGGGTGCCGGGTACGGCGCTCAACGGCACCATCCAGAACGACATCCTCAAGGAGTACATCGCCCGGGGGACGTACATCTTCCCGCCGAAGCCGTCGCTGCGTCTGGTGGCCGACACGTTCGCGTACTGCCGCAGCGAGGTGCCGAAGTGGAACACCATCTCCATCTCCGGCTACCACATGGCGGAGGCCGGCGCGACGCCCGCGCAGGAGATCGCGTTCACCCTGGCCAACGGTGTGGAGTACGTACGGGCGGCGCTGGCCGCCGGGCTCGCCGTCGACGACTTCGCGCCCCGGCTGTCGTTCTTCTTCGTGGCCCGCACCACGCTGCTGGAGGAGGTGGCGAAGTTCCGTGCGGCCCGGCGGATCTGGGCCCGGCTGATGCGTGACGACTTCGGCGCCAAGGACCCGAAGTCGATGATGCTGCGGTTCCACACCCAGACCGCGGGCGTGCAGCTCACCGCCCAGCAGCCGGAGGTGAACCTGGTCCGGGTGGCGGTGCAGGGGTTGGCCGCTGTGCTCGGCGGCACCCAGTCGCTGCACACCAACAGCTTCGACGAAGCGATCGCGCTGCCCACCGAGAAGGCTGCCCGGCTCGCGTTGCGTACCCAGCAGGTGCTGGCCTACGAGACGGATCTGACCGGCACCGTCGACCCGTTCGCCGGCTCGTACGTGGTGGAGGCGATGACCGCCGAGATCGAGGCCGCCGTCGTCGAGTTGATGGAGCGGGTGGCCGACCACGGCTCGGCGGTGGACGCGATCGAGGCCGGGTTCCAGAAACGGGAGATCGAGCAGTCCGCGTACCGGATCGCCCAGGAGATCGACTCGGGGGAGCGGGTGGTGGTGGGGCTCAACCGGTTTACCGTGGACGAGGAGGAGCCGTACGAGCCGCTGCGGGTCGACCCGACGATCGAGGCGGCCCAGGCCGACCGGCTGGCCCGGCTGCGCTCGGAGCGGGACGCCGAGGCGGTGACGCGAGCGCTCGCCGAGCTTCGGGCCGCCGCGGAGGGCACTGACAACGTGCTGTACCCGATGAAGGAGGCGCTGCGGGCCCGGGCGACCGTCGGTGAGGTCTGCGGGACGCTGCGCGAGGTGTGGGGGTTGTACCGGCCCACGGACCGCTTCTGA